In a single window of the Terriglobus roseus genome:
- a CDS encoding SIS domain-containing protein — protein MSDTATPAPFPHWMLREIHEQPETLAATLATFATADGFVEEACEPVRQWLRGAKGEIVIAASGSSRHAGLVAELLIEDRSGIAVDVEYASEYSYRSEHALKNASVLVISQSGETVDTLLALRKANKAGHQTMAITNVPGSTMAREATVSMPTAAGRERAIPATKSFTAQLLNLYLLSLLASEERKTLSVADLNRLLAEAAALPESVRRQLPIWESTVRSIAETLHKARTFLFVGRSVHYPIAREGALKLKESSYLHAEGYPSGELKHGPNALVSKESPLVMIATVDRSDSESVERYEKVVQLMNDMRTQGATIVAIANTGDTTVADLADHVIPVDEATEALLAICEVIPLQIFSYCMAIQNGIDVDNPRNLNKAVLAE, from the coding sequence ATGTCCGACACCGCTACACCTGCTCCTTTCCCGCACTGGATGCTCCGGGAGATCCACGAACAGCCGGAGACTCTCGCCGCGACGCTCGCGACCTTTGCAACTGCCGATGGCTTTGTCGAAGAGGCCTGTGAACCGGTGCGGCAGTGGCTCCGCGGGGCCAAGGGCGAAATCGTCATTGCCGCCAGCGGCTCCAGCCGCCATGCAGGTCTTGTCGCCGAACTACTGATTGAAGACCGCAGCGGTATCGCGGTCGACGTGGAGTACGCGAGTGAGTACAGCTATCGCTCGGAACATGCGCTGAAGAACGCTTCGGTCCTCGTGATCTCGCAATCCGGCGAGACGGTTGATACGCTACTCGCGCTGCGCAAAGCGAACAAAGCTGGCCACCAGACGATGGCGATCACGAACGTGCCCGGATCGACCATGGCACGTGAGGCGACTGTGTCGATGCCGACCGCCGCCGGTCGCGAACGTGCGATCCCCGCGACCAAGAGCTTCACGGCGCAGCTGCTGAACCTGTATCTGCTGTCCCTGCTTGCCTCGGAAGAGCGCAAGACCCTTTCCGTTGCTGATCTCAATCGTCTGCTTGCTGAGGCCGCTGCCTTGCCCGAGTCGGTACGCCGTCAGCTGCCGATCTGGGAGAGCACCGTACGCAGCATCGCGGAGACGCTGCACAAGGCTCGTACATTTCTGTTTGTGGGACGCAGCGTGCACTACCCCATCGCTCGTGAGGGCGCGCTGAAGTTGAAGGAGTCGTCATACCTGCACGCCGAGGGCTACCCCAGCGGCGAGCTGAAACATGGCCCCAACGCGCTGGTCAGCAAGGAATCGCCGCTGGTGATGATCGCGACCGTCGATCGTTCGGACAGCGAGTCCGTCGAGCGTTACGAGAAGGTCGTTCAATTGATGAACGACATGCGGACGCAGGGCGCAACCATCGTTGCGATCGCGAATACGGGCGACACCACCGTGGCTGACCTTGCCGACCACGTGATCCCCGTCGATGAGGCTACCGAGGCATTGCTGGCCATCTGCGAGGTCATCCCGTTGCAGATCTTCTCGTACTGCATGGCCATTCAGAACGGCATCGACGTGGACAATCCCCGCAATCTGAACAAGGCTGTTCTTGCGGAGTAA
- a CDS encoding 3-keto-disaccharide hydrolase, with protein sequence MNRPALHATDSAAPSASSAGSSWRRFIACGVVVLAAFLSVGVSSSQEPKPKTPGNDWIQLFNEKDLTGWSNVGAESWSVEGDGILHGKGLTKAYGYLQTDKNYKDFQLSLRFKCVGDGNSGVFFHTGFKGVDATQGFQFEIDCTMMHHTAGVYAEDGRGWVVWPSPENEGVVRKGEWNDYLVEVVGNRYRSRLNGVQMVDFTDPKPGAPDGTIALQLHAGGAGNMQFKDIWIRDLSKR encoded by the coding sequence ATGAACCGTCCGGCCCTTCACGCGACCGACTCTGCTGCCCCCTCCGCGTCCTCTGCAGGCTCGTCCTGGCGCCGCTTCATTGCCTGCGGTGTCGTCGTCCTGGCCGCCTTTCTGTCCGTGGGTGTCTCGTCCTCACAGGAACCCAAGCCCAAGACCCCTGGCAACGACTGGATCCAGCTCTTCAACGAAAAGGATCTGACCGGTTGGAGCAATGTAGGCGCGGAAAGCTGGAGCGTTGAAGGCGACGGCATTCTGCATGGCAAAGGTCTGACCAAGGCCTACGGCTATCTGCAGACCGATAAGAACTACAAGGATTTCCAGCTGTCGCTGCGCTTCAAGTGTGTCGGCGACGGTAACAGCGGTGTCTTCTTCCACACCGGCTTCAAGGGAGTCGATGCCACGCAGGGCTTCCAGTTTGAAATCGACTGCACCATGATGCATCACACCGCCGGCGTTTACGCGGAAGACGGTCGCGGGTGGGTCGTGTGGCCGTCGCCTGAGAACGAGGGTGTAGTACGCAAAGGGGAGTGGAACGACTATCTGGTTGAGGTCGTCGGCAACCGCTATCGCTCCCGCCTGAATGGCGTCCAAATGGTGGATTTCACCGATCCGAAGCCCGGCGCGCCGGACGGTACCATCGCACTTCAATTACATGCCGGTGGCGCTGGCAACATGCAATTCAAGGACATCTGGATCCGAGACCTTTCGAAGCGCTGA
- a CDS encoding Gfo/Idh/MocA family protein, translated as MPDTQTIQWGIAGSGDAAQRFANAMQYVPNAFITDVWSRNPQTSAALAKSCGAIHTQSFDALLANSKIDAIYIATLPDSHASIATAALQAGKAVLCEKPVTVNSRELEAILAFAKSCLFMEAMKPPFFPVYRKLTEHLRRDPIGHITHVKSGFATLTQPHHPSWRREVAGGSLLGIGVYHAFLSVDWLGAANDVQAHGVLASSNVDAFATVKTSHEIGDAEWFSGLDRNASAGATLVGEHGTITMPGTWWRPDTITLQYNDGRLVTLHEPAVGSGFQYETEHFCDLLRYGATESPLMTHAHSRATMAILDRARSGIGVQFAADL; from the coding sequence ATGCCCGACACACAGACAATCCAATGGGGCATCGCAGGCTCCGGCGACGCCGCCCAACGCTTCGCGAACGCGATGCAGTACGTACCCAACGCGTTCATCACCGACGTATGGAGCCGCAACCCGCAAACATCAGCAGCCCTCGCGAAGAGCTGCGGTGCTATTCACACGCAATCGTTCGATGCTCTCCTCGCAAATTCAAAGATCGACGCAATCTACATCGCCACGCTACCCGACTCACACGCGTCCATTGCAACAGCAGCCTTACAAGCAGGTAAAGCAGTCCTCTGCGAGAAGCCAGTAACAGTCAACAGCAGGGAACTGGAAGCAATCCTCGCCTTCGCAAAGAGCTGCCTCTTCATGGAGGCCATGAAGCCGCCATTCTTCCCCGTCTATCGCAAGCTGACAGAACACCTGCGGCGCGATCCCATCGGGCACATCACCCACGTAAAATCCGGCTTTGCAACCCTGACCCAACCGCACCATCCTTCATGGCGACGGGAAGTTGCAGGCGGCAGCCTTCTGGGCATCGGGGTCTACCACGCGTTCCTGTCCGTCGACTGGCTCGGTGCAGCGAACGATGTACAGGCTCACGGCGTATTGGCCTCAAGCAACGTTGATGCCTTTGCAACTGTGAAGACCTCACACGAAATCGGAGACGCGGAATGGTTCAGCGGTCTGGACCGGAACGCCTCAGCCGGCGCGACGCTCGTCGGTGAGCACGGCACCATCACCATGCCCGGAACATGGTGGCGACCCGACACCATCACCCTCCAATACAACGACGGCAGGCTCGTCACGTTGCACGAACCTGCCGTCGGCAGTGGCTTCCAATATGAGACAGAACACTTCTGCGATCTGTTGCGGTATGGCGCGACGGAAAGCCCGTTGATGACCCACGCGCACTCGAGAGCGACAATGGCGATTCTGGACCGGGCTCGCAGTGGGATCGGCGTACAATTCGCTGCCGACCTCTAG
- a CDS encoding acido-empty-quinoprotein group A — MARRILSLAAAMVLAPLALTPVAPAQNVTQQDLLKPLKDSWFSHSGDYTARRYSALTAVNRLTVKNLTPAWTAKMTQGENLPPLTGYSRMRPSQITGGESTIGFNSSGGSIKATMLEVDGILYATMPDNVWAVDARSGETLWHYYWKARGGTHIASRGVGLWHGYLFFETPDNYLVSLDAKTGKERWHREIAKVEGGYFSTPAPMIVKDHVLAGTGNDIDAPAFLKSYDPETGDLQWTFYVTPQKEGDPGLDTWKSLDAARHGGGNIWMPGAYDPETNLYITGTGNPTPSWQTGLRGDGDNLYTCSLVALDVDTGKLKWYFSTSPHDTHDYDSSQVPVLVDGIFNGRPRKMALTASRNGYFFVVDRITGEHLLTSKYGETTNWAEGLTPHGGPKTNPAKDASIGGTLISPNSGGTVNWQPPAYSPQTGLLYQYESNSFSMVYLTDPDPRGAMGLGGKDELSIGTTNSYIIGIDYKTGKPRWRHKLYTQGFGGGGLLATAGGLVFSGDGSGNLVALDAATGKALWGARIGNVSNPPQTYMLDGHQYVLAASGDTLYSFLLY; from the coding sequence ATGGCGCGAAGGATTCTCTCTCTGGCCGCTGCAATGGTTCTTGCTCCGCTGGCCCTCACACCCGTTGCGCCTGCGCAGAACGTGACGCAGCAAGACCTGCTCAAGCCGCTCAAGGACTCGTGGTTCTCGCACAGCGGCGACTACACTGCACGCCGATATAGCGCGCTTACCGCTGTCAACCGGCTGACGGTGAAGAACCTGACGCCCGCGTGGACGGCGAAGATGACGCAGGGCGAAAACCTGCCGCCGCTTACCGGCTACAGCCGCATGCGCCCCTCGCAGATCACCGGTGGCGAAAGCACTATTGGTTTCAACTCCTCCGGCGGATCCATCAAGGCCACCATGCTCGAGGTTGATGGCATCCTCTACGCGACCATGCCCGATAACGTATGGGCCGTGGACGCCCGCAGCGGCGAGACGCTGTGGCACTACTATTGGAAGGCGCGTGGCGGCACACACATCGCCAGCCGCGGCGTCGGCCTCTGGCATGGCTATTTGTTCTTTGAAACACCCGACAACTACCTGGTCTCGCTCGACGCAAAGACCGGGAAGGAACGCTGGCACCGCGAGATCGCGAAGGTCGAAGGTGGCTACTTCTCCACACCTGCGCCAATGATCGTGAAAGACCACGTGCTGGCTGGTACGGGCAATGACATCGATGCGCCGGCCTTCCTGAAGTCCTACGATCCGGAGACCGGCGATCTGCAGTGGACCTTCTACGTCACACCGCAGAAAGAAGGAGACCCCGGCCTCGACACATGGAAGAGCCTGGACGCAGCGCGCCACGGTGGTGGCAACATCTGGATGCCGGGAGCCTACGATCCGGAGACCAATCTCTACATCACTGGAACGGGAAATCCAACGCCCTCCTGGCAGACCGGCCTCCGCGGTGACGGCGACAACCTGTATACCTGCTCGCTGGTCGCGCTTGATGTCGACACCGGGAAGCTGAAGTGGTACTTCTCCACTTCACCGCATGACACCCATGACTACGATTCGTCGCAGGTGCCCGTGCTGGTTGATGGCATCTTCAATGGGCGCCCGCGCAAAATGGCCCTCACCGCATCGCGCAACGGCTATTTCTTCGTAGTCGATCGCATTACCGGCGAACACCTGCTCACAAGTAAGTATGGTGAAACGACCAACTGGGCCGAAGGTTTGACACCGCACGGCGGACCGAAGACAAACCCGGCAAAGGATGCGTCCATCGGCGGGACACTCATCTCCCCTAACTCTGGCGGAACCGTGAACTGGCAGCCACCCGCATACTCGCCCCAGACAGGGTTGCTCTACCAGTACGAGTCCAACAGCTTTTCCATGGTCTATCTCACCGATCCAGATCCGCGCGGTGCAATGGGGCTTGGCGGGAAGGACGAACTGTCGATCGGCACCACGAACAGCTACATCATCGGTATCGACTACAAGACAGGTAAACCACGCTGGCGCCATAAGCTGTACACGCAGGGCTTCGGCGGAGGTGGCCTCCTCGCCACAGCCGGAGGTCTCGTCTTCAGCGGAGATGGATCGGGCAACCTCGTCGCTCTCGATGCCGCGACTGGCAAGGCTCTCTGGGGTGCACGCATCGGCAACGTCAGCAACCCGCCCCAGACCTACATGCTCGACGGCCACCAGTACGTCCTCGCAGCATCCGGTGACACGCTCTACTCGTTCCTGCTGTACTAG
- a CDS encoding c-type cytochrome, protein MRGWNTSRSLRLRVAAAAVFLVPAGFALRGLAQHIETSTFNSSPVRPKEDSKLIARGKGIYEAKCQSCHAADLRGAAGPSILRSQGALTDKKGENITAIIQGQDPMFPNHKIAINTDESAAVATYMRSILALIGSQGRPPGDGTQKLNIVVGDASRGKQYFDAKCASCHSAEGDLKGYAKKVPDPKTLQAAWLRGTHLGVPQPPIKVTLTEGGKVTEGTLIHIDDFLVTLQPADGSVRTIRRNGDLPKVVVKDPLEAHRNLWPVTADNDIHDITAYLVTLK, encoded by the coding sequence ATGCGTGGATGGAACACAAGCCGCAGCCTTCGCCTTCGCGTTGCTGCGGCTGCAGTCTTTTTGGTGCCTGCCGGCTTCGCCCTGCGCGGCCTGGCACAGCACATCGAAACCTCGACCTTCAATTCCAGTCCGGTGCGGCCCAAGGAAGATTCGAAGTTGATTGCACGCGGCAAGGGCATCTACGAGGCGAAATGCCAGTCCTGCCACGCTGCCGATCTGCGCGGCGCCGCCGGTCCGAGCATTTTGCGTTCGCAGGGAGCGCTGACCGACAAGAAGGGTGAAAACATCACGGCCATCATCCAGGGTCAGGATCCGATGTTCCCGAATCACAAGATCGCCATCAACACGGATGAATCGGCAGCCGTTGCAACGTATATGCGCAGCATCCTTGCGCTCATCGGTAGCCAGGGTCGTCCGCCTGGTGATGGAACACAGAAGCTCAACATCGTTGTCGGAGACGCCAGTCGCGGCAAGCAGTACTTCGATGCGAAGTGCGCCAGCTGCCACTCGGCCGAAGGCGATCTGAAGGGCTACGCGAAGAAGGTGCCGGATCCCAAGACATTGCAGGCCGCATGGTTGCGTGGCACGCATCTGGGCGTGCCCCAGCCCCCGATCAAGGTCACTCTTACGGAGGGTGGCAAAGTGACCGAAGGAACGCTCATTCACATCGACGACTTCCTGGTAACGCTGCAGCCAGCCGACGGCTCCGTACGCACCATCCGCCGCAACGGTGACCTGCCAAAGGTCGTTGTGAAGGATCCGCTCGAAGCCCATCGCAATCTGTGGCCCGTGACCGCTGACAATGACATCCACGACATAACCGCTTACCTGGTGACCCTGAAGTGA
- a CDS encoding N-acetylglucosamine kinase — translation MAYFLAIDAGGTKTDFVLADEMRVLARHRTGTIKRLRTDTDTALRNLDAGLAELTRASGVPMSAVLRTCLGTAGETVPLVADWLRQTVAERVGGSLLLLGDVEIALDAAFRGGPGVLILAGTGSNVAGRTPSGAMATCGGWGPMLADQGSGHAIGAHALRAIFLAIDEGRTTTLQDAVLAFWDLPSIDLLVEHANRTPTPDVSRLTHLVLQCAEAGDTVAQEVLRTEGEQLAYLVRLLIRRLRALQGDSTFVPTLAFAGSIMERVAPVRDAMVESLREEFPLLKASPGVVDPIEGALWRARDEQAFTTRANAVANETNRSRDAEEQTV, via the coding sequence ATGGCTTATTTTTTGGCGATCGATGCAGGCGGCACAAAGACAGACTTTGTGCTGGCTGATGAGATGCGCGTTTTAGCCCGGCATCGGACCGGGACGATCAAGCGTCTTCGGACAGATACGGACACGGCGCTCCGCAACCTGGATGCAGGCCTCGCCGAGTTGACCAGGGCGAGCGGTGTCCCCATGTCGGCGGTGTTGCGCACGTGCCTTGGCACGGCGGGTGAGACGGTGCCGCTGGTAGCGGACTGGCTTCGACAGACGGTCGCAGAGCGGGTCGGCGGCAGCCTGCTGCTGCTGGGCGATGTGGAAATTGCACTGGACGCGGCCTTTCGAGGCGGGCCGGGCGTGCTGATTCTTGCGGGCACCGGATCGAATGTGGCGGGACGCACGCCTTCAGGAGCGATGGCGACCTGTGGTGGCTGGGGCCCGATGCTGGCCGACCAGGGATCCGGCCACGCCATCGGCGCGCATGCGTTACGAGCGATCTTCCTTGCCATCGACGAGGGACGCACGACCACCTTGCAGGATGCTGTGCTGGCCTTCTGGGACCTTCCGTCCATTGACCTGCTGGTGGAACACGCAAATCGCACGCCGACTCCGGACGTGTCTCGACTGACGCACCTGGTGTTGCAGTGTGCCGAAGCTGGCGACACTGTCGCGCAGGAGGTTCTTCGGACCGAAGGCGAGCAACTTGCCTACCTGGTGCGGCTGCTGATCCGCCGCCTGCGTGCTCTGCAGGGAGACTCGACGTTCGTTCCTACGCTGGCCTTCGCCGGCAGCATCATGGAACGCGTAGCCCCCGTCCGCGATGCAATGGTGGAGTCGCTACGCGAAGAATTTCCGCTGCTGAAGGCCTCGCCGGGCGTGGTTGATCCCATTGAAGGTGCCCTTTGGCGTGCACGCGATGAGCAGGCCTTTACGACTCGCGCGAATGCCGTTGCGAACGAAACAAACCGGAGCAGAGATGCCGAAGAACAGACTGTCTAG